DNA from Nocardioides seonyuensis:
GGTCGCTCGGCACTGGTCGCGCCGGATCGCAGCCGCGCAGACCATCACCACCGTCGAGGCCGGGGGACGCACGGTCTCGCTCGGCGACATCCTCGGCCCCGAGTTCGAGGCCGCCCCGGCGCTGATGTTCGGCCCCGACCGCTTCCACCCCTCCGCCGACGGCTACAAGCAGCTCGCCGCGATCCTCATCCCGTCCTGCCTCGCCGCGCTCGGACTGATCCCCGAGGACGAGGCGAGGCCGGAGGCCTACCGCGGCGAGGGCGTGCTGCCGGTCGCGGCGGCCGCCGTCCGTGCCGTGCGCACCCCCGGCACCGAGCTCGGCGGCACCGAGGTCTCCGGCGCCCAGCGGGGCCTGCGTGGGCGCTGGGTCGAGCTTCGACGTCGCCGTCGCCGTCCCTCCGGCGAGCCGGAGTCGCCGCAGGACGTCGAGGCTCTCGAGGACTCCGAGCCCGAGACCGCCTCCTGAGCTCAAGGTCGTCGATCGCTCGCACCAGGTACGAGCAGATCGCGACCTAGACACTGCAGACATGCAGAAGGCCCCGGGAGTGATCCCGAGGCCCTCGTGCTGTCTGACGCGTTGGGGTCAGTCCTGCTGGAAGATCGCCAGGATGCGCAGCAGGTTGGTGTAGATCCAGACCAGGCTGACGGTCAGCGCGAACGCGGCACGCCACGACTCGCGCTCGGGGAGGCCGGCCGCGATGCCCTTCTCGACGAAGTCGAAGTCGAGGATCAGCATGAACACACCGAGCACCAGGCCGCCGACCGCGAAGAGAAGGCCGATCCCGCCGAAGCCGAAGAAGCCGATCTGGTTGCCGAAGAAGCCCAGCACCATCTCGAGCAGGCCGAGCGCCACCATGCCGAACATGGCCGCGACGACGAACGTGCGGAACCTGTCGCCGACCTGGATGTTGAAGAACTTGTAGGCCGCGAGAGTGCCGGCGAAGGCGGCAAAGGTGCCGATCACGGCCTGGACGACGATGTCGTTGGACACGCCGGCTGCTGCCGGGATGACCTTGGAGAAGGCACCGAGCGCGACGCCCTCGAGGGCGGCGAAGGCGATGACCAGCGCGGGGCTGATGACCTTCTTGAACGAGTTGACCATCGACAGCCCGAAGGCTCCGAACGAGCCGATCATCAGCGCGAGGTAGAGACCGCTGGCGTTGCCTTCGCCCATGTCGGGAGTCATGATCCACGTCGCTGCTGCTGCCGCGATCACCACGAACAGCGACATCGCGCTCTTCTGCACGACGGAGTCGATCGTCATCCGGCCCTGGTCGACCTGACCGGGGACGGTGCCGGGCTCGCCGGGCATGCCCGTGCCCCAGGTGGAGGGGTCGGCGGTCTGCTGGCCGTAGCCGGCGTAGCCGCCACCCGCGCCGGGGTAGGTCTGGTTGCCGTAGGCGTTGGCCGAGGGGCGGTTGAACTCCTCGGAACGGCGGAAGATGGGGTTGTTGCTCTGCATGGTTGGTCTCTCCTTGGAGGCCGGGAATGCTCCCCACTCTACTGGGGATCACCTTGTACAACGAGGGCGCGCCCGCTGCTGTTCCCGAACTGTGGCCGGGACATACGGGGCGGGATGGACGGCCGGTGCCCCCGCTGGGGCTCGAACCCAGACTGTGCGGTTTTTAAGACCGCTTCC
Protein-coding regions in this window:
- a CDS encoding Bax inhibitor-1/YccA family protein, whose protein sequence is MQSNNPIFRRSEEFNRPSANAYGNQTYPGAGGGYAGYGQQTADPSTWGTGMPGEPGTVPGQVDQGRMTIDSVVQKSAMSLFVVIAAAAATWIMTPDMGEGNASGLYLALMIGSFGAFGLSMVNSFKKVISPALVIAFAALEGVALGAFSKVIPAAAGVSNDIVVQAVIGTFAAFAGTLAAYKFFNIQVGDRFRTFVVAAMFGMVALGLLEMVLGFFGNQIGFFGFGGIGLLFAVGGLVLGVFMLILDFDFVEKGIAAGLPERESWRAAFALTVSLVWIYTNLLRILAIFQQD